Below is a window of Solanum stenotomum isolate F172 chromosome 7, ASM1918654v1, whole genome shotgun sequence DNA.
tcaaaaagTCAGTACGTACACCAGAAAAATGCAAAACGCTCTACACATGTAAAGAGCAAAAGACTCACATTTTCTTCGATGTAGTTCAAGCAACCATCGTTAGGGACAAAAGCGGCAATCTTTTTCCCATTCTTGATGAGTTGAACCCTAGCACATTTACGAATAGCAGAATTTGGCTGTTTTGCCTCAATACCTCTGCAAATACATAATAGCAACTTCACAGGTTAGATACAATTTTCGATGTTTTTAAGATACATAAGCAGAAAAATTAGAGTAAAGATGAACGTACATCTTCTCAAGCACAATGCCTTTAGCATGGGAAGATCCAGCAAATGGCTTCTTCCACTCGTTACCAAGATGGGACTTCTTGTAGGACTTGTCAGCCCACCTTTGTCTTCTGCGGTGGGACTTCAGCTTGCGTCCGGCTCCCATTCCACGTGTCTTCCTGTATTTTAACCATGTCAGGGGTTACTTAGTAGAAATACTCTATTAATGCGCTTCCCACCTAAGATGTTACTCATCATTTGGATGACAAATCATATGGAACTATACAAGAGTTGAAAAAATTCATAGACAATTATCACAAGCTTAGAACTCGAGAAGCACATCGAATCTCTATCAGTTAACTCATGGCTCTATAAGATATTCCTAATTTAGTTCGAGCACATGTGAGCTGTCCATTTTGGACGAGTAATCAAAGCAAAAGCCCATCTGGCCAACCTCAAGCTGGATGAGAAGGCAAACCAACCCTCCAAAGAAGGATACTATGACTAATTAGACCGTTAGTGACCAAACGACAATGTCAACAAAGGAAAAGAAGGTGAGATAGGGGATGGAAGCAGGGTAGTGCTAACTCTGCATCAGCAGCTATGTTGGCTCCTTCTGGAGAGCATCAGGTACAAGAAAATCAAAGGACTTTTGTTTAATACACTCCATTACAAGCTCGTGCACTGATCCATGTGTGTAaatctattatttatttcaaaataacaGTGCTGGAACCATCTACAATTTGAGCACACCTCAACCATACCACCACAGGGTACGCCACTCCCAACAGCCACAATCCATCATACATATGTCCCAATTATTAATTAACTACACCTAAATCCCAGATAAGTTAGAACCAGTTATATGAATCCACCCGaaccctatatatatatacattttgaaTCCCTGAACACAAGACTAGAAGTTTGCTCCATGGTTTGGAAGTTCAAAATTCATCCAGAGattcaaagttcaaatcttAAGCACtacatttttgtttgaaaatgaaaatcatGGATCCGCCACTGCCCCAACACCAAACCCCCCTTTCAAGTCCACTTCTTTACAGTCATTACAAATTACAACTTCCTACTTTCACATATCCGATAATCTCAATTCCTCAAACACTCAGCAAAATTGATCAAAATGGCTCCTTTAAGATAATTAACTATAAAAAGTTCCATTTTCGAATAAAACCCACACacccaaatgaaaaaaaagttcttaaaCACATAGATTTCACTACTATAAACAATCACACTAGTACTTGACCAAACAATTATCAAGAACTAAGaaaattagtttataaaaacacagaatttaaaaatgttccacaagaaaataagttcagtataaaatttcaaatgaaaaataaagcaTACCCCATGATTGCTGATTGAAGATGACTACTCCGGTTTACAGGGGTTGAAGGAGAAGAGTCTGCCGCCTAATAAAAACCCTAATTCTAAGAATTTTGGgactatatatgtatatacgaAGAGGGCTACATTTGGGCTGATAAAATTGTTTGGATCAAATATTTGGGCCCAATagagttgatttgaaaataaTTGGGTCATTGGCACAAATGTTCGTATTTTGAGGCgatctttaatttttggaaaaaattatttaaatacacaatttattttactatattctctaaaattctctacaatttgaaaaaaatacaataattctCTACTTTACGTGATGTATTagtcggatacatcactttatgcGAT
It encodes the following:
- the LOC125871755 gene encoding 40S ribosomal protein S23 gives rise to the protein MGKTRGMGAGRKLKSHRRRQRWADKSYKKSHLGNEWKKPFAGSSHAKGIVLEKIGIEAKQPNSAIRKCARVQLIKNGKKIAAFVPNDGCLNYIEENDEVLIAGFGRKGHAVGDIPGVRFKVVKVSGVSLLALFKEKKEKPRS